Part of the Cydia fagiglandana chromosome 2, ilCydFagi1.1, whole genome shotgun sequence genome, CGTGCCCAGCCTCGCCGCCCAGCCGCAGCAGCACACAGACGTGAGGCCACAATCCTCTTCTTCTCTAAagcggcccactgattaacactCCGCCGGACGGAATTGGcatgtcagttagaacaaaatattgacagttccgaacaactgacaggctgataccgtccggcggactgttaatcattgCTCATATGCACTTGCTGGAGCACCGTGTCTCGCGAATGCTACCACCGTTTTAGCCGGTTTTTTGTCCATGGCGACGTAGTTGTTGTAACCGCAATTGCGTATGAGTCCTAACACATCCAGACcatcattaattaattaattaattaattacttgcGACCCGTGTCTGCGCTGTTCGCGTATAAGGACAGCACTTTAGGGCGTTTTCATATAAACATCCTAATAAATCTCCACTTTTCTATCCGTGATTCGATTGAAGTATTCGATCGATGATTCCATCAGATCTGTAGTTCTAGTCCGCTGATTGATCAACCTATATATCTTCAACTATATATGGCACCGAATAGTCATTCTATTCGGTTTCATATTATAAAATCAGATCGTGTCCGATatatttgcggccttcgaatattatagcaggtgactgtacctaactaTTTTATATCTTATATGTATAGAATGGAAATTATTTAAAGTTCCAATGAGTGGATATTAGGGCAGTAGACTGGGCATTCTGTCATTTTAGTATCtgggataaaaaaaaatacagctcaagactaaatatacatatagaAAATACCGTATGGTATACTCTCGTATTCAACACAAGTTGCTTTAATATGGTATTGACATAGACATGTGCAATTTGTAATCTCTAGGGCCACGGCAATCGAATCTCAAGTTGTATCGAGATGCATTTAACCGCACTAATGAGCCAAGTCGTCGGAGGTTGAAGGTTACACCAGCCGAGGATTTATCCTTTTCGTTATAATCAGGAAACTTGCTTTACGACTTTAAATCACTTTTTAGACGAATTCGAATAGATTTTTTTGGCGTCGACATACATATGTGGGACTCTTAGCGGATGTTTCTTCTCGTGTTTAAAACGTTCGTCCCATCTTCATTTTTGTGACTTCGCTTCTAGTTGACTTTAGACAAAACAAAATTGACGCTTTTGCCAATTTGTGCACAAGTGTTATTTctgtacacggcgggaagaagttgataactcgaaATATTCTactgaagaaatttgaacttaaaataaacttgcataagcttcaaatttcttcaatttttcCCGCCtgatatcaacttcttcccgccgtgtacggatttatacgtcataatttcatagaagtttgacgtttaaaataacacttgcactgcgtgggctatcaaaatcgctgcagatttttgttggtctaactctacatctGTATGGATCTTGGAGGTCTGAATTGGCTTCACTTTAATTTACACTCTACATATTTAATTCGAATTCATCCTCACGCTGACAGGAACTCTAAcctttttgttaataaaatatcGTTGGCGTAAAAGAATGACGGTTTCAAATTTAAATAGTGTCACGCTGACAAACTTGACACTCGTGACtaaaatcaaaaaaaatatttacaacgtatttcttaaatatttactgtaaattaaaaatcaaaatatcatAGTTATTGCTCGTTATTAATTTGTAAAAGTTTTGTGAAACCGTTCTCAAGTCTTTTAATGATTTGAGATGGGGGGCGATTTTCTATTATAAAACGGTAAAGTTTAGTAGTTTTGAATTATACTTACGTACTTTTTACTTGAATAATTTAATAGCTCAATAGCCGTCTCGATCGGCAACCAATAGAGCCCCAGGTTTCATAACATTGTCGTGTTGCAGTCAAAATGTCCAACCTGAAACCAAACGAAAAACCCAATAATGGAAAATGACCCCAATAAAAAAGAATCGAAGGGTAAACGGCTACTAAAAAAAGCGCTCCGACGTAAAACCAGCAACAACAGCCAGGGCTCCGGCCAGGAACATGCCCCCCCGGGGCGGGCGAAGAGCTTCGACAAGAGGGGGCAGGCGCTAGACGTGAACAACAGCGCGCCgctgcccgccgccgccgccgccgccgccgccgccgccgacagcGCGCAGCCGCAGCCCGAGCGCGCGCCCGCCGACCACCGCGCCGCCAAGATGGTCGACATCCAGGAGAGCCGCAACGAGATCTTCGCCGCCGACGCCCACGCCCAGCCCGACGATAAAACACTCAAACTTGACACGCCCCGGTCCCCCCAACCGGAAACTAGCAAAAAGACTCTAAAACGGGTGTGTTAGTTTGATGAC contains:
- the LOC134674362 gene encoding AN1-type zinc finger protein 6 isoform X1, translated to MENDPNKKESKGKRLLKKALRRKTSNNSQGSGQEHAPPGRAKSFDKRGQALDVNNSAPLPAAAAAAAAAADSAQPQPERAPADHRAAKMVDIQESRNEIFAADAHAQPDDKTLKLDTPRSPQPETSKKTLKRKLEEESGAGTSGASTTSDTDADDKDPSKDKKKKNRCAVCRKKVGLTGFECRCGGLFCAVHRYSDKHECSFDYRELGAQEIRRNNPVVVSQKIHKI